In Mycoplasmopsis maculosa, one genomic interval encodes:
- a CDS encoding phenylalanine--tRNA ligase subunit beta — translation MIISLKQLNRFMPKIALTKEIEKDINNLGYEVETITPFSDVKGIKFAKILSVEKNNNSKNLNIVKLETNTGIITIQTVAKNAKEGYFTVAFVEGSKKGDITFGSKEMAKVVSQGMLSGFSELGFNPSLLPYNEDDIILIKDPKITIDTDPIDYFELDDYIIDITTPANRSDANSYYVLATELAAYYNTEFVWPSVHKITKNDIFKSNIKASKNQAKELTFFEAKINNNVTKLDYLLFLAKHNIEAKGIFAIDLTNMILLLTGTPAHAYDKTKINGKLTCEEYTGEVEILGGKKIEVKNVLAIKDEEKIISLASVMGCENSSVTKESNEILFEIGSFDAKKVRHGAKEIKIDSNSSIQGGKSVNQQMVKNGIEILRYLTFKNNNAISQIINLPKVKKGKSVLQNRRKLAIYANSDFRNLKHFLDTENTMKKIGFVFNKNRIIAPSYRTDIENYEDIIEEYFRFYGYTNFKGIPPLVEPFKINRAEISKQSLMSMGYSEVRTFTLVSEQINLLNPFSFSSNVKLETFVSKEREIIRNSIVTSLSEVVEYNQKRKLNSINIFEYGMINNNVFVYGIASNVKSFDQIKLDIANFLRRDDIKFVPLTDNEYIHPNVSAKILLNDIFIGWIGKIHPKYKNMDVYFAEFIKVDQKESKLFEQYINEPLKSIDLTFEINKNDWIGSKIFEIKAISDFYEIKQIDDYNKGLTRSVTLRIFGTDEQIGNINNHFNN, via the coding sequence ATGATTATTTCATTGAAACAATTAAATAGATTTATGCCTAAAATAGCTTTAACAAAGGAAATTGAAAAAGATATTAATAATTTAGGTTATGAAGTAGAAACAATCACTCCATTTAGTGATGTAAAAGGTATTAAATTTGCAAAAATTTTAAGTGTTGAAAAAAATAATAATAGTAAAAATCTTAACATTGTTAAATTAGAAACAAATACAGGAATAATTACGATTCAAACAGTTGCAAAAAATGCTAAAGAGGGATATTTTACCGTAGCTTTTGTCGAAGGATCAAAAAAAGGTGATATAACCTTTGGATCAAAAGAAATGGCAAAAGTAGTATCACAAGGAATGTTATCTGGTTTTTCTGAATTAGGATTTAATCCTTCATTATTACCTTATAATGAAGACGATATTATCTTAATAAAAGATCCTAAAATAACTATAGATACAGATCCTATTGATTATTTTGAGTTAGATGACTACATTATTGATATAACGACACCAGCTAATAGATCTGATGCTAATTCTTACTATGTTCTAGCAACGGAATTAGCAGCTTATTATAATACAGAGTTTGTATGACCAAGTGTTCACAAAATAACTAAGAATGATATATTCAAGTCTAATATAAAAGCTTCTAAAAATCAAGCTAAGGAATTAACTTTTTTTGAAGCCAAAATAAATAATAATGTTACTAAATTAGATTATTTGTTATTTTTAGCAAAACATAATATTGAAGCTAAAGGAATATTTGCAATTGACTTAACAAATATGATTTTATTATTAACAGGTACTCCTGCACACGCATATGATAAAACAAAAATAAACGGAAAGCTAACATGTGAAGAATATACGGGAGAAGTTGAAATATTAGGTGGTAAAAAAATTGAAGTTAAAAATGTTTTAGCAATAAAAGATGAAGAGAAAATAATTTCATTAGCAAGTGTTATGGGCTGTGAAAATTCATCTGTGACTAAAGAAAGTAATGAAATACTTTTTGAAATAGGTTCTTTTGATGCTAAAAAAGTTAGACATGGAGCAAAAGAAATAAAAATAGATTCAAACTCTTCTATACAAGGAGGAAAATCTGTTAATCAACAAATGGTTAAGAATGGAATAGAAATTCTTAGATATTTAACTTTTAAAAATAATAATGCAATTAGCCAAATAATTAACTTGCCAAAAGTTAAAAAAGGAAAAAGTGTTTTACAAAATAGAAGAAAATTAGCTATATATGCAAATTCTGATTTTAGAAATTTAAAGCACTTTTTAGATACAGAAAATACAATGAAAAAAATAGGTTTTGTTTTTAATAAAAATAGAATAATTGCACCTTCATATAGAACTGACATTGAAAATTATGAAGACATTATTGAAGAGTATTTTAGATTTTATGGATATACAAATTTTAAAGGAATACCGCCACTTGTTGAACCGTTTAAAATAAATAGAGCTGAAATTTCCAAACAATCTCTTATGTCTATGGGTTATTCTGAAGTAAGAACTTTTACACTTGTATCTGAACAAATTAATTTATTAAATCCTTTTAGTTTTTCATCAAATGTTAAATTAGAAACTTTTGTTTCAAAAGAAAGAGAAATAATAAGAAATAGTATTGTTACAAGTTTATCTGAAGTAGTAGAATATAACCAAAAAAGAAAGTTAAATTCTATAAATATATTTGAATACGGAATGATAAATAATAATGTCTTTGTCTATGGTATAGCTTCAAACGTAAAATCATTTGATCAAATTAAGTTAGATATAGCTAATTTTTTAAGAAGAGACGATATAAAATTTGTACCATTGACAGACAATGAATATATTCACCCTAATGTTTCTGCTAAAATTTTATTAAATGACATATTTATAGGATGAATCGGAAAAATTCACCCTAAATATAAAAATATGGATGTTTATTTTGCTGAATTTATAAAAGTTGATCAAAAAGAATCAAAATTATTTGAACAATATATAAATGAACCTTTAAAATCTATTGATTTAACTTTTGAAATTAATAAAAATGATTGAATAGGATCTAAAATATTTGAAATAAAAGCTATTAGTGATTTTTATGAAATAAAACAAATAGATGACTACAATAAAGGGCTAACTAGAAGTGTTACACTTAGAATATTTGGTACAGATGAGCAAATAGGTAATATAAATAATCATTTTAATAATTAA
- the glyA gene encoding serine hydroxymethyltransferase yields the protein MYKKINLNDKELEYAINSEVDRQNNHIELIASENYVSDDVLKATGSVLTNKYGEGYPNKRYYGGCEYVNIVENLAIDRLKKLFNVEYANVQPYSGSVANAAAIASVVNSGDKIMGLSLSSGGHLTHGYKISFSGIFYEAISYSVDKNGYLDYEAIKKQAIQEKPALIICGYSAYPRIVDFKKFKEIADACGAKLMADIAHISGLIIGGVHPSPVGYADIITSTTHKTLRGARGGVIMTNDPEIAKKVDRWVFPGYQGGPLFHSIAGKAAAFREALKPEFKKYAEDIVKNAKIFSEAFINKKANLVTNGTDNHLFTINVYKTYGLTGLEAETILGKINITVNKNTVPFDELSPMVTSGIRIGVPAMTSRKFTKWNELAEIMDYTLKNGKKWLEDESNNIAEINNQKEKVLKLTKDFPIITEY from the coding sequence ATGTATAAAAAAATTAATCTCAATGATAAAGAATTAGAATATGCAATAAACAGCGAAGTTGATAGACAAAATAACCATATAGAACTTATAGCAAGCGAAAATTATGTTAGTGATGATGTTTTAAAAGCTACAGGAAGTGTATTAACAAATAAATACGGCGAAGGATATCCTAATAAAAGATATTATGGCGGATGCGAGTATGTTAATATTGTTGAAAATTTAGCTATTGACAGATTAAAAAAATTATTTAACGTAGAGTATGCTAATGTTCAACCATATTCTGGAAGTGTTGCAAATGCAGCAGCAATAGCAAGTGTAGTAAACTCAGGTGATAAAATAATGGGTCTTAGTCTTTCTTCTGGTGGTCACTTAACACACGGATATAAGATAAGTTTCAGCGGTATATTTTATGAAGCAATATCATATAGCGTAGATAAAAACGGATACTTAGATTATGAAGCTATAAAAAAACAAGCTATTCAAGAAAAACCAGCTTTAATTATTTGTGGCTATTCTGCTTATCCTAGAATTGTAGATTTTAAAAAATTTAAAGAAATTGCTGATGCGTGTGGCGCAAAACTTATGGCTGACATTGCACATATTTCTGGATTAATTATTGGTGGAGTCCACCCCTCACCAGTTGGATATGCAGATATAATTACTTCAACGACTCACAAAACACTTAGAGGTGCAAGAGGAGGTGTTATTATGACTAACGATCCAGAAATTGCTAAAAAAGTTGATAGATGAGTATTTCCTGGCTACCAAGGTGGACCATTATTTCATTCTATAGCAGGTAAAGCAGCTGCTTTTAGAGAGGCTTTAAAACCTGAATTTAAAAAATACGCTGAAGATATTGTAAAAAATGCAAAAATATTTTCTGAAGCCTTTATTAACAAAAAAGCTAATTTAGTTACAAATGGAACAGATAATCATCTTTTTACTATAAACGTATATAAAACTTATGGTTTAACTGGATTAGAAGCTGAAACAATTTTAGGGAAAATTAATATAACTGTCAATAAAAATACTGTTCCTTTTGATGAATTAAGCCCTATGGTTACATCAGGAATTAGAATCGGTGTTCCTGCTATGACATCTAGAAAATTTACTAAATGAAATGAATTGGCTGAAATTATGGATTATACATTGAAAAATGGTAAAAAATGATTAGAAGATGAATCTAATAATATAGCTGAAATAAATAACCAAAAAGAAAAAGTTTTAAAATTGACAAAAGATTTTCCTATTATTACAGAATATTAA
- a CDS encoding uracil-DNA glycosylase: MKNKFALFVEKESKKDYFIELFKKINFERKTKKVFPKEEDIFRCLNYFEPEETKLIIIGQDPYYLENQADGLAFSSNDLKTPKSLINIFKEIKKDYPEAIFETNSLEYWAKQGVLLLNSCLTVNKDEPNSHKDFGWNFFIDNLLNFICEINKNVVFGLWGNYAFKIAKNAILNNNINEKQIIFTSHPSPLSYWKRSKNSFRDSNFFKKVNNLLKTKIDFSSRKE, encoded by the coding sequence ATGAAAAATAAATTTGCATTGTTTGTTGAAAAAGAATCTAAAAAAGACTATTTTATAGAACTTTTTAAAAAAATAAATTTTGAAAGAAAAACTAAAAAAGTTTTTCCAAAAGAAGAAGATATTTTTAGGTGTTTAAATTATTTTGAACCAGAAGAAACAAAACTTATAATAATAGGACAAGATCCATATTATTTAGAAAATCAAGCTGATGGGTTAGCTTTTAGCTCTAATGATTTAAAAACTCCTAAAAGCTTAATAAATATATTTAAAGAAATCAAAAAAGACTATCCAGAAGCTATTTTTGAAACTAATAGTCTTGAATATTGAGCAAAACAAGGAGTTTTATTATTAAATTCTTGTTTAACAGTTAATAAGGACGAACCTAACAGTCATAAAGATTTTGGATGAAATTTTTTTATAGATAATTTATTAAATTTTATTTGCGAAATTAATAAAAATGTTGTGTTTGGTCTTTGAGGAAATTATGCTTTTAAAATAGCTAAAAATGCTATATTAAATAATAATATAAATGAAAAGCAGATTATATTTACTTCTCATCCATCTCCATTATCATATTGAAAAAGAAGTAAAAATAGTTTTAGAGATTCAAATTTTTTTAAGAAAGTAAATAATTTATTAAAAACTAAAATTGATTTTAGTTCGCGAAAGGAATAA
- the pheS gene encoding phenylalanine--tRNA ligase subunit alpha, with product MKYNEINFDEIKNFEEFKLAKSKAFSKEGKLFELQNKIRTASIEEKKIIGAEITELKSFYEEMFAKVEKRLEQEKINKLIENEFIDVTKPLGQLGSLHPITIIEQRLREWFIQNGYFESVGGEIVDDEYNFERLNIPKSHPARAMHDSLYINPTTLLRTHNTGITALELEKNANKNMNNFAIGKVYRNDEDDATHSHQFTQLDFVSVGKVSFPNLIWTLKSLLSYVFEEELELRLRPSYFPFTEPSVEVDIYYKDRWIEVLGAGMLHPNVMKMAGYDIKKFNGFAAGLGIERLTMIKYGIKDIRELYRNDLRTLSQFNYEK from the coding sequence ATGAAATACAATGAAATAAATTTTGATGAAATTAAAAATTTTGAAGAATTTAAATTAGCAAAAAGTAAAGCATTTTCAAAAGAAGGCAAACTTTTTGAATTGCAAAATAAAATTAGAACAGCTTCAATAGAAGAAAAGAAAATTATAGGTGCAGAAATAACTGAATTGAAATCTTTTTATGAAGAAATGTTTGCAAAAGTAGAAAAAAGATTAGAACAAGAAAAAATAAATAAACTTATCGAAAATGAGTTTATAGATGTAACAAAGCCACTAGGTCAATTAGGATCATTACATCCTATTACAATAATTGAACAAAGACTAAGAGAATGATTTATTCAAAACGGTTACTTTGAAAGTGTTGGTGGTGAAATTGTTGATGATGAATATAATTTTGAAAGATTAAATATACCAAAAAGTCATCCAGCAAGAGCTATGCATGATTCTTTATATATTAATCCTACAACATTATTAAGGACACATAATACAGGTATAACAGCTTTAGAATTAGAAAAAAATGCAAATAAAAATATGAATAATTTTGCTATAGGTAAGGTATATAGAAATGATGAAGATGATGCAACACACTCTCATCAATTTACACAATTAGATTTTGTCAGTGTCGGAAAAGTAAGTTTTCCTAATTTAATTTGAACTTTAAAGTCTTTATTGTCTTATGTATTTGAAGAAGAATTAGAACTAAGATTAAGACCAAGCTATTTCCCTTTTACTGAACCAAGTGTTGAAGTTGATATTTATTATAAAGATAGATGAATCGAAGTATTAGGCGCTGGTATGTTGCATCCAAATGTTATGAAAATGGCTGGTTATGATATTAAAAAATTTAATGGTTTTGCAGCAGGTCTAGGAATTGAAAGATTAACAATGATTAAATACGGTATTAAAGATATTAGAGAGCTATACCGTAATGATCTAAGAACACTATCACAATTTAATTATGAAAAATAA
- the dnaK gene encoding molecular chaperone DnaK gives MAKEVIIGIDLGTTNSVVAIVENGKPVVLENLNGKRTTPSVVSFKDGEIIVGDNAKNQIETNPDTIASIKRLMGTSKTVKANNKDYKPEEVSAIILENLKKYAEEKIGHKVSKAIITVPAYFDNSQREATKIAGKIAGLEVLRIINEPTAAALAFGIDKTNEEQKILVFDLGGGTFDVSILDMSGGTFEVLSTAGDNHLGGDDWDNEIVKWLVDKIKKDHDLDITTNKMAMARLKAAAEKAKIDLSNSLQATIMLPFLVLINGSEPISVEATLRRSEFEAMTAHLVERTRKPIETALKDAKLTAADLNDVLLVGGSTRIPAVQALVEEVLGKKPNRSVNPDEVVALGAAIQGAVLAGDIDDLLLIDVTPLTLGIETAGGIATPLITRNTSIPISKSQVFTTAADNQTEVTIRVVQGERPLASENKLLGQFNLEGITPAPSGVPQIEVTFKIDSNGIVTVSAKDKATNKEQSIKIENSTKLSDDEIQKMVKEAEENREADAKRTKEIETIVKAESLIKTIEKGLNEEKEPKPTEEQKAEIQKFIDEIKALIEAKDIEKLEAKMAEIEKAFQMMSQMQQKPTTENNSENEEEVFGEK, from the coding sequence ATGGCAAAAGAAGTTATTATTGGTATTGACTTAGGTACAACTAATTCTGTTGTAGCTATTGTGGAAAACGGAAAACCTGTTGTTTTAGAAAATTTAAATGGTAAAAGAACAACACCTTCTGTTGTAAGTTTTAAAGACGGCGAAATAATTGTTGGTGATAATGCAAAAAATCAAATTGAAACAAATCCTGATACAATTGCATCAATTAAGAGATTGATGGGTACAAGCAAAACTGTTAAAGCAAACAATAAAGATTATAAACCAGAAGAAGTTTCAGCTATTATTTTAGAAAATCTTAAAAAATATGCAGAAGAAAAAATTGGACACAAAGTTTCAAAAGCTATTATTACAGTCCCAGCATATTTTGATAATTCACAACGTGAAGCAACAAAAATAGCAGGTAAAATTGCTGGTTTGGAAGTTTTAAGAATTATTAATGAACCAACAGCTGCAGCATTAGCATTTGGTATTGACAAAACAAATGAAGAACAAAAAATTCTTGTATTTGATTTAGGTGGTGGAACATTTGACGTTTCTATTTTAGATATGTCAGGTGGAACATTTGAAGTATTATCAACAGCTGGAGATAATCACTTAGGTGGAGATGATTGAGACAATGAAATTGTTAAATGATTAGTTGATAAAATTAAAAAAGATCATGATTTAGATATAACAACAAATAAAATGGCAATGGCTCGTTTAAAAGCAGCAGCTGAAAAAGCAAAAATTGATTTATCAAATTCATTGCAAGCTACAATTATGTTACCATTCTTAGTGTTAATAAATGGTTCTGAGCCTATTAGTGTTGAAGCAACATTAAGAAGAAGTGAATTTGAAGCAATGACTGCTCATTTAGTTGAAAGAACAAGAAAACCTATTGAAACAGCATTAAAAGATGCAAAATTAACTGCAGCTGATTTAAACGATGTTTTATTAGTTGGTGGTTCAACAAGAATTCCTGCTGTTCAAGCTTTAGTAGAAGAAGTTTTAGGCAAAAAACCTAATCGTTCAGTGAATCCAGATGAAGTTGTTGCGTTAGGAGCTGCAATTCAAGGTGCTGTTTTAGCTGGCGATATTGATGATTTATTGTTAATAGATGTTACTCCATTAACATTAGGTATTGAAACAGCTGGCGGAATTGCCACACCTTTAATTACAAGAAATACTTCAATTCCAATTTCTAAATCACAAGTATTTACAACAGCGGCAGATAATCAAACAGAAGTTACAATTAGAGTTGTTCAAGGTGAAAGACCATTAGCTAGTGAAAATAAATTATTAGGTCAATTTAATTTAGAAGGAATTACACCAGCACCTAGTGGAGTACCACAAATTGAAGTAACATTTAAAATTGATTCAAATGGTATTGTAACAGTTAGTGCAAAAGACAAAGCTACAAATAAAGAACAAAGTATTAAAATTGAGAATTCAACTAAATTAAGTGATGATGAAATTCAAAAAATGGTTAAAGAAGCTGAAGAAAACCGTGAAGCCGATGCTAAAAGAACAAAAGAAATTGAAACAATAGTTAAAGCGGAATCATTAATTAAAACAATTGAAAAAGGCTTAAACGAAGAAAAAGAACCTAAACCAACTGAAGAACAAAAAGCAGAGATTCAAAAGTTTATTGATGAAATCAAAGCTTTAATTGAAGCAAAAGATATTGAAAAATTAGAAGCAAAAATGGCAGAAATTGAAAAAGCATTCCAAATGATGTCTCAAATGCAACAAAAACCTACAACTGAAAATAATTCAGAAAATGAAGAAGAAGTTTTTGGAGAAAAATAA
- a CDS encoding AAA family ATPase codes for MKNLANELRPEKISEIIGQRHIKHLLSKVIENKLTSSFIFFGESGIGKSSTAFALAKEMNLKYAYFNASIDNKKDLIDLLENNEILIVDEIHRLNKDKQDILLSYLEFDKIIIYATTTENPYFKVNPAVRSRMQILQFYKLSEDDMFNGLKINLVKFYPNLKLSDSLIKRIVKLNNGDYRSCLNHLQILALIVKDKEVTIEDIKNVMPNMNFYSDENSVSHYNNLSAFHKSLRGSDINAAFYYGELIIKTGDFQGLFRRLLACAYEDIGLADTTIGTKVKDAIDAFEILGMPEGRLPLFNAIAFVALSPKSNSIYEAINKVEDFIDEGNVFMIPKHLQEGYYANAYKLGEGVGYKYPHDFENHFVKQEYLPKEAKNINFFKPKQFDSKKIVEYYKTVEEWKE; via the coding sequence ATGAAAAACTTAGCTAATGAATTAAGACCAGAAAAAATATCCGAAATTATTGGTCAAAGACACATAAAACATTTATTGTCCAAAGTTATTGAAAATAAATTAACTTCAAGTTTTATTTTTTTTGGAGAATCAGGAATTGGAAAAAGCAGTACAGCATTTGCATTAGCTAAAGAAATGAATTTAAAATATGCTTATTTTAATGCTAGTATTGATAATAAAAAAGATTTAATCGATTTACTTGAAAATAATGAAATTTTAATAGTCGATGAAATTCATAGGTTAAATAAGGATAAACAAGATATTTTACTCTCATATTTAGAGTTTGATAAAATTATAATTTACGCAACTACTACTGAGAATCCTTATTTTAAGGTAAATCCTGCTGTAAGAAGTAGGATGCAAATATTACAATTTTATAAATTAAGCGAAGATGACATGTTTAATGGATTAAAAATAAATTTAGTAAAGTTTTACCCAAATTTAAAATTAAGTGATAGTTTAATTAAAAGAATTGTTAAATTAAATAATGGGGATTATAGGTCATGTTTAAATCATTTACAAATTTTAGCTTTGATAGTTAAAGATAAAGAAGTAACAATAGAAGATATAAAAAATGTAATGCCTAATATGAATTTTTATAGTGATGAAAATTCTGTATCACATTACAATAATTTATCTGCTTTTCATAAATCATTAAGAGGAAGCGACATAAACGCAGCATTTTATTATGGAGAATTAATAATAAAAACAGGCGATTTTCAAGGTTTATTTAGAAGGCTTTTAGCTTGTGCTTATGAAGATATTGGTCTTGCTGACACTACCATTGGAACAAAAGTAAAAGATGCTATTGATGCATTTGAAATTTTAGGAATGCCCGAAGGAAGATTACCACTGTTTAATGCTATAGCTTTTGTTGCTTTGTCTCCAAAAAGCAACTCCATTTATGAAGCTATCAATAAAGTTGAAGATTTTATTGATGAAGGTAATGTATTTATGATACCTAAACATTTACAAGAAGGATATTACGCAAATGCATATAAATTAGGTGAAGGTGTAGGTTATAAATATCCTCATGATTTTGAAAATCATTTTGTAAAACAAGAATATTTACCAAAAGAAGCAAAAAATATTAATTTTTTTAAACCTAAACAATTTGATTCTAAAAAGATTGTAGAATACTATAAAACAGTTGAGGAATGAAAGGAATAA
- the pyk gene encoding pyruvate kinase → MKLTDKRSKLVVTIGPSSDNYKTLRSLIENGATCIRANFSHGSHEEHLNKFVLGKKIQEDLKVPVSLMLDTKGPEIRLGKMKGGAQFIEANTEITIYTTKEKYENFEGTDKEVTVAYDMSQDLKTGDTILFDDGKLTSIVTKVEKGVVYAKTKNSHKLKTNKRINLPGVDFSLPFLSEKDINDVIYGISVGINYVAASFVNSAQNVHDLRKVLEDNGGKHVKIISKIESHLGIMNIDEIIEASDGIMVARGDLGLEIPYYDVPYFEKTMIRKCREAGKPIIVATQMLDSMENNPHPTRAEVTDVYYATELGADATMLSGESASGNYPLEAVTTMATINKRAEMDFYDKLYYDTQLEEIRKRSNMQENMRSRIAFRVADKARYGEYKFAVVLSRTGKLLSEVAKFRPNTIIVGVVNDEKEIGSFGITSSVWTSVDSIKYFDLIKQNKDNAAEVLVPFGVQKGDRYLVIENDSIIEKVY, encoded by the coding sequence ATGAAATTAACTGATAAAAGAAGTAAATTAGTTGTTACAATTGGTCCATCAAGTGACAATTATAAAACATTAAGATCATTAATTGAAAATGGTGCCACATGTATTCGTGCTAATTTTAGCCACGGTTCACATGAAGAACATTTAAACAAATTTGTTTTAGGTAAGAAAATACAAGAAGATTTAAAAGTTCCTGTTTCATTAATGTTAGATACAAAAGGACCTGAAATTCGTTTAGGTAAAATGAAAGGTGGTGCTCAATTTATTGAAGCAAATACAGAAATTACTATTTATACAACAAAAGAAAAATATGAAAATTTTGAAGGTACTGATAAAGAAGTGACAGTAGCTTATGACATGAGTCAAGATTTAAAAACAGGTGATACAATTTTATTTGATGATGGTAAATTAACATCTATAGTTACAAAAGTTGAAAAAGGTGTAGTTTATGCTAAAACAAAAAATTCACACAAATTAAAGACAAATAAAAGAATTAACTTACCTGGTGTTGATTTTTCATTACCATTTTTATCTGAAAAAGACATTAATGATGTAATCTATGGAATTAGTGTAGGAATCAACTATGTAGCTGCTTCATTTGTTAACTCAGCTCAAAACGTTCATGATTTAAGAAAAGTTTTAGAAGATAACGGTGGAAAACACGTAAAAATTATTTCAAAAATTGAAAGTCATTTAGGTATTATGAATATTGATGAAATAATTGAAGCATCAGACGGTATCATGGTAGCTCGTGGTGATTTAGGTTTAGAAATTCCTTATTATGATGTTCCTTACTTTGAAAAAACAATGATTAGAAAATGTCGTGAAGCAGGAAAACCTATTATTGTTGCTACTCAAATGTTAGACTCTATGGAAAATAACCCTCATCCTACAAGAGCTGAAGTTACTGACGTTTACTATGCTACAGAATTAGGTGCAGATGCTACAATGCTTTCTGGTGAATCAGCTTCAGGAAATTATCCATTAGAAGCTGTTACAACAATGGCTACAATAAATAAAAGAGCAGAAATGGACTTTTATGACAAACTTTATTACGATACACAATTAGAAGAAATTCGTAAACGTTCAAATATGCAAGAAAATATGAGATCAAGAATTGCTTTCCGTGTTGCAGATAAAGCTAGATATGGTGAATATAAATTTGCTGTTGTTCTTTCAAGAACAGGAAAATTATTATCAGAAGTTGCTAAATTCCGTCCAAACACAATTATTGTTGGTGTTGTAAATGATGAGAAGGAAATTGGTTCTTTCGGTATTACAAGTTCTGTTTGAACATCAGTTGATTCAATTAAATATTTTGATTTAATTAAACAAAATAAAGATAATGCAGCTGAAGTTTTAGTACCTTTTGGTGTTCAAAAAGGTGATAGATATTTAGTTATTGAAAACGATTCAATTATTGAAAAAGTTTATTAA